One window of Oscillibacter hominis genomic DNA carries:
- a CDS encoding SoxR reducing system RseC family protein yields MTQVATIEKIIDSTHAQIAVPRKSACGHDCEECAGCGVSGMVVRAVARNLIGAGVGDKVVVQSSTKKTLRIALLVYMLPLVLFLAGYFASEALGAEALRYAVAIAAFFLGVLPAVLYDRRVRKSGELTFEIVRLF; encoded by the coding sequence ATGACGCAGGTTGCGACAATCGAAAAAATCATCGACAGCACACACGCCCAGATCGCCGTCCCCAGAAAATCCGCCTGCGGGCACGACTGTGAGGAATGCGCCGGCTGCGGCGTATCCGGCATGGTGGTGCGTGCCGTTGCCCGGAACCTGATCGGGGCCGGGGTGGGGGACAAGGTCGTGGTGCAGAGCAGCACCAAAAAGACGCTGCGGATTGCACTTTTGGTCTATATGCTCCCGCTGGTGCTGTTTTTGGCAGGCTATTTTGCATCGGAGGCCCTGGGTGCGGAGGCTCTGCGCTATGCCGTCGCCATTGCGGCCTTCTTCCTTGGCGTGCTGCCGGCGGTGCTCTATGACCGACGTGTCCGCAAGAGCGGAGAGCTTACCTTTGAGATCGTCCGTCTCTTCTGA
- a CDS encoding CdaR family protein, translating into MMENKKSKAFLIVVSVLIAFGVWLYVDSANGTKATTYANDIPVEFVGENTILADRGLMLLTGSTDTTVTLRLRAERTVIARLDTEKIRIRVDLSSVTAVGKQSLGYRVIYPEGISSNEITVEYASTTSITVNIGELYKKSVEIRCERTGNLAEGYLAGEVSFAPETLEIRGQQADIERISYAKVVLDIDNATETVVKNLSFALYDYNDQLVEDEDIHAMSDFIQVTMPIQVIKELPLNVSFEESPGSSLSNVNYSITPESITVSGNPSILESVDSLLLGSISLAELDNSATYHYTITLPDGCANLSGVSTATVVVSFKDISNFTVTTTNIGVENGPEDRIASILTGEMAVTLRGTTGDLATITPDKVRVVGDLTDVSTADGSYTVPATVYVDTDRDVGVLGTYQIQVTISQADHPEDTNPE; encoded by the coding sequence ATGATGGAGAATAAGAAGAGCAAAGCGTTTTTGATCGTGGTCTCTGTCCTGATCGCATTTGGCGTCTGGCTCTATGTGGACAGTGCAAACGGAACCAAAGCCACCACCTACGCAAACGACATCCCGGTGGAGTTCGTGGGGGAGAACACCATTCTGGCCGACCGGGGGCTGATGCTCCTGACCGGTTCCACCGATACGACGGTTACGCTGCGGCTCCGGGCCGAGCGCACGGTGATCGCCCGGCTGGATACGGAAAAGATCAGGATCCGGGTGGACCTCTCCAGTGTGACCGCAGTGGGAAAACAGTCCCTTGGGTACCGCGTGATCTATCCGGAGGGAATTTCCAGCAACGAGATCACCGTTGAGTATGCCAGCACCACCTCCATCACAGTCAACATCGGAGAGCTCTACAAGAAATCTGTGGAGATCCGCTGCGAGAGGACCGGCAACCTGGCCGAGGGGTATCTGGCCGGAGAGGTGTCATTTGCCCCGGAAACCCTCGAAATCCGCGGCCAGCAGGCGGACATTGAACGCATCAGCTATGCAAAGGTGGTTCTGGACATCGACAACGCCACGGAGACTGTGGTGAAAAATTTGTCCTTTGCCCTCTATGACTACAACGACCAGTTGGTAGAGGATGAGGACATCCATGCCATGAGCGATTTCATCCAGGTGACCATGCCCATCCAGGTCATCAAGGAGCTGCCGCTGAACGTCAGCTTTGAGGAGTCGCCAGGCTCCAGCCTGAGCAATGTGAACTACAGCATTACGCCGGAGTCCATCACCGTATCCGGAAACCCGTCCATCTTAGAGAGCGTGGACTCTTTGCTGCTTGGTTCCATCTCTCTTGCGGAGTTGGACAACTCCGCCACGTACCACTACACCATCACGCTGCCGGACGGCTGCGCAAATCTCAGCGGGGTTTCCACCGCCACGGTGGTGGTTTCCTTTAAGGACATTTCCAATTTCACCGTGACCACCACCAACATCGGTGTGGAAAACGGGCCGGAAGACCGGATCGCCTCCATTCTCACCGGAGAGATGGCGGTCACGCTGCGGGGCACCACCGGGGATCTGGCAACAATCACGCCGGACAAGGTACGGGTGGTGGGTGACCTCACTGACGTCAGTACGGCGGACGGCAGCTATACAGTGCCCGCCACCGTGTACGTGGATACGGACCGGGACGTGGGCGTGTTGGGCACGTACCAGATCCAAGTGACCATCAGCCAGGCGGATCACCCGGAAGATACCAATCCAGAGTAG
- the cdaA gene encoding diadenylate cyclase CdaA — MEMITNLLAVVVRFLMTIKIADILDITIMAYLVYQLLKLVKSTKAASLLKGLLVFLMALWLSTIFKLNGINFILSRMVEWGILALIILFQPEIRRILEQVGSSRFAGFGLFSKEQKAGTMEHAIGQTVLACTEMSKSRTGVLIVFEREILLDDLVRSGTVLDATVSNELLKNIFFVKAPMHDGAVIIRQGRVLGAGCMLPLSKNVNLSRDLGMRHRAGIGMSENSDAVVVIVSEETGSISVAIGGMLKRHLMPETLENLLRNELLPQESADTDKRRIRLFRRKDGGSDDGE, encoded by the coding sequence ATGGAAATGATCACAAATTTGCTCGCTGTCGTCGTCAGATTCCTGATGACGATCAAGATTGCGGATATCCTGGACATTACCATTATGGCGTACCTGGTCTACCAGCTTTTGAAGCTGGTCAAGAGCACAAAGGCCGCCAGTTTACTCAAGGGACTGCTGGTATTTTTGATGGCGCTGTGGCTCTCTACCATCTTTAAGCTGAACGGCATCAACTTCATTTTGAGCCGAATGGTGGAGTGGGGCATTCTGGCCCTGATCATCCTGTTCCAGCCGGAGATCCGGCGTATCCTGGAGCAGGTGGGCAGCAGCCGCTTTGCCGGATTTGGCCTTTTTTCCAAGGAGCAGAAGGCAGGCACCATGGAGCATGCCATCGGGCAGACCGTGCTGGCCTGTACGGAGATGTCCAAAAGCCGCACCGGCGTATTGATTGTCTTCGAGCGGGAAATCCTCTTGGATGACCTGGTCCGCAGCGGTACGGTGCTGGATGCGACTGTATCCAACGAGCTTTTGAAGAATATCTTTTTTGTCAAGGCACCCATGCATGACGGCGCCGTCATCATCCGGCAGGGCCGGGTGTTGGGCGCCGGCTGCATGCTGCCGCTCTCCAAAAACGTCAATCTGAGTCGCGATTTGGGCATGCGCCACAGGGCAGGCATTGGAATGAGCGAAAACTCCGATGCGGTGGTGGTGATTGTCTCCGAGGAGACCGGGTCCATTTCCGTGGCCATCGGCGGCATGCTGAAACGGCACCTGATGCCGGAAACGCTGGAAAACCTCCTGCGGAACGAGCTGCTTCCGCAGGAAAGCGCCGATACGGACAAGCGCAGGATTCGCCTGTTCCGCAGGAAGGATGGTGGCAGCGATGATGGAGAATAA
- a CDS encoding aminotransferase class V-fold PLP-dependent enzyme: MIYLDSAATTFQKPAAVRDAMARAMATMSSPGRGNYPAAQTAAETAFDCRSELAELFHAESPEQVIFTSNATHGLNIAIKTLVKPGSHVVISGYEHNAVTRPLSAIPDVRVTVAASPLFRQEEALSAFERAISSDVDVVICNHVSNVFGCVLPLEGIAALCRSRNVPLIVDASQSAGVLPLDLMSLQAAFIAMPGHKGLYGPQGTGVLLCNHSATPLMEGGTGSLSVQQEMPDFLPDRLEAGTHNMPGIAGLLEGVRFVRSRSPEVICQHERELAQAAAVAMRQVPGIRVFAEPDLRNQVGVLSFLMANRDVEAVGEALANGGVAVRAGFHCAPLAHQTAGTLHSGTVRLSFSAFNSRQEISRFLQLLRTI, translated from the coding sequence ATGATTTATTTAGACAGCGCAGCCACCACATTCCAGAAGCCCGCTGCGGTCCGGGACGCCATGGCCCGGGCCATGGCGACAATGAGCTCCCCTGGAAGGGGGAACTACCCCGCCGCCCAGACAGCGGCGGAAACTGCATTTGACTGCCGCAGCGAGCTTGCGGAGCTGTTCCACGCGGAATCTCCGGAACAGGTTATTTTTACCTCAAATGCCACCCATGGCCTGAATATCGCGATCAAGACACTGGTGAAGCCGGGCAGCCATGTGGTGATCTCCGGCTATGAGCACAACGCGGTCACCCGCCCTCTGAGCGCGATTCCAGATGTTCGCGTCACGGTGGCGGCCAGCCCCCTCTTCCGGCAGGAGGAGGCGCTGAGCGCATTTGAGCGGGCCATTTCTTCCGATGTGGACGTGGTGATCTGCAACCATGTCTCCAACGTCTTCGGCTGCGTCCTTCCACTGGAGGGGATCGCTGCTCTTTGCCGAAGCCGCAATGTCCCCCTGATTGTGGACGCTTCCCAGAGCGCCGGCGTGCTGCCGCTGGACCTTATGTCCCTTCAGGCAGCCTTCATCGCCATGCCGGGGCACAAGGGGCTCTATGGGCCTCAGGGAACCGGCGTCCTGCTCTGCAACCACAGCGCGACCCCTCTCATGGAGGGTGGTACCGGCAGCCTTTCGGTGCAGCAGGAGATGCCTGACTTCCTGCCGGACCGGCTGGAGGCCGGAACCCATAATATGCCCGGGATCGCAGGGCTCCTGGAAGGAGTGCGCTTTGTGCGCTCCAGGTCGCCGGAGGTCATCTGCCAGCATGAGCGGGAGCTGGCTCAGGCCGCGGCGGTGGCAATGCGCCAGGTTCCGGGAATCCGTGTATTTGCCGAACCTGATCTGCGCAATCAGGTGGGAGTCCTCTCCTTCCTGATGGCCAACCGGGACGTGGAGGCGGTGGGAGAGGCCTTGGCAAATGGAGGCGTGGCAGTCCGTGCGGGCTTCCACTGCGCTCCGCTTGCCCATCAGACGGCGGGCACGCTGCACAGCGGTACCGTCCGCTTAAGTTTTTCCGCATTTAACTCCAGACAGGAAATCAGCAGATTCCTGCAACTTTTGCGCACGATTTGA
- a CDS encoding DUF3343 domain-containing protein, translating to MEYYLIIARSITYAQRMSRVLERIGIRAQIFRAPVGLTDRGCSYALRVRTEHLAPALRALHEAGLNPIQVFLFQQGEYHELEPR from the coding sequence ATGGAATACTACCTGATCATCGCCCGCTCCATCACCTATGCCCAGCGGATGAGCAGGGTGCTGGAACGGATCGGCATCCGCGCCCAGATTTTTCGGGCGCCTGTGGGCCTGACCGACCGGGGATGCAGCTATGCCCTGCGTGTCCGCACGGAGCATCTGGCACCTGCGCTGCGTGCGCTGCACGAGGCGGGTCTGAACCCGATTCAAGTCTTCTTATTCCAGCAGGGAGAATATCACGAGTTAGAGCCGAGGTAA
- the ispF gene encoding 2-C-methyl-D-erythritol 2,4-cyclodiphosphate synthase produces the protein MRIGQGYDVHRLEAGRNLILGGVDVPYEKGLMGHSDADVLLHALMDALLGAAGLGDIGSHFPDTDPQYAGASSLLLLIRVGQKLREAGYALVNADVTLLAQAPKIAPYRQAMVENIADALGVELGQINVKATTEEGLGFTGDGSGMAAHAIVLLEKKK, from the coding sequence TTGCGGATTGGGCAGGGATATGATGTCCACCGGCTGGAAGCGGGCCGGAACCTGATCTTGGGCGGGGTGGATGTCCCCTACGAGAAAGGGCTTATGGGCCACTCCGACGCGGATGTGCTGCTCCACGCCCTGATGGATGCGCTGTTGGGCGCCGCGGGGCTGGGGGATATTGGATCGCATTTTCCAGACACGGATCCCCAGTACGCCGGAGCTTCCAGCCTGCTGCTGCTGATCCGGGTGGGGCAAAAGCTCCGGGAGGCGGGGTACGCTTTGGTCAACGCGGATGTGACGCTGCTGGCCCAGGCGCCGAAGATCGCCCCCTACCGCCAGGCCATGGTGGAGAACATCGCGGATGCCTTGGGCGTGGAGCTTGGGCAGATCAACGTCAAGGCCACGACGGAGGAGGGACTGGGCTTTACGGGAGATGGCTCCGGTATGGCGGCCCACGCCATTGTGCTGCTGGAAAAAAAGAAGTGA
- the ispD gene encoding 2-C-methyl-D-erythritol 4-phosphate cytidylyltransferase, giving the protein MKSFFKKFRDAQRPFCTMIVAAAGASSRMGGGNKLFMPIDGIPVLARTLLAIDQVSHVDEILIAAREEDILTVSDLCKTFGISKPVKVVRGGASREESVYLAALEADSQAGLIAVQDGDRPLVTPELIAEVVRKAAVTAAAAPAVAVKDTIKVAQEGVVVDTPRRETLYAVQTPQAFDADLLRAALQSALQSGAELTDDCSAVERMGKQVFLTEGDPENLKITTPVDLTIAEAILQEREES; this is encoded by the coding sequence ATGAAATCGTTTTTTAAAAAATTCAGGGACGCACAGCGCCCCTTCTGCACCATGATTGTTGCCGCTGCCGGCGCCTCTTCTCGGATGGGCGGCGGCAACAAACTGTTTATGCCCATAGACGGAATCCCGGTGCTGGCCAGGACCCTTTTGGCCATCGATCAGGTGTCGCATGTGGACGAAATCCTCATTGCCGCCCGGGAAGAGGACATCCTGACCGTTTCCGACCTCTGCAAAACCTTTGGGATATCCAAGCCGGTCAAGGTGGTGCGGGGCGGAGCGAGCAGGGAGGAGTCCGTCTACCTGGCGGCGTTGGAGGCGGATTCCCAGGCCGGACTCATCGCCGTGCAGGACGGGGACCGGCCCCTGGTGACGCCGGAGCTGATCGCCGAGGTGGTGCGCAAGGCCGCCGTCACTGCCGCCGCCGCCCCTGCCGTGGCCGTAAAAGACACCATCAAAGTGGCGCAGGAGGGCGTTGTGGTGGATACGCCCCGGCGGGAGACTCTCTATGCGGTGCAGACGCCCCAGGCCTTTGATGCGGATCTGCTGCGGGCCGCGCTCCAGTCGGCCCTCCAGTCCGGCGCGGAACTCACCGACGACTGCTCTGCGGTGGAGCGCATGGGAAAGCAGGTTTTTCTTACGGAGGGCGATCCGGAAAACCTCAAGATCACCACCCCGGTGGATTTGACCATTGCAGAGGCAATTTTACAGGAGCGGGAGGAATCGTGA
- a CDS encoding CarD family transcriptional regulator, with amino-acid sequence MFCVGDYVVHPMHGAGVISDIVHERINGTIREYYVFEMPVSGLLLKIPVSNSPAIGIRAVVGRAEAEALLRAIPALVVKEPSNWNHRYRENMERLKSGDLYEVARVIKGLMQRESAHRLSTGERKMLHSAKQILISEIVLTEGCAYQEVEDRINHAMTTEEP; translated from the coding sequence ATGTTTTGCGTAGGGGATTATGTGGTTCACCCCATGCACGGAGCCGGCGTCATCAGCGACATTGTGCACGAACGGATCAACGGGACGATCCGGGAGTACTATGTCTTCGAGATGCCTGTGAGCGGGCTGCTCCTGAAAATCCCTGTCTCCAACAGCCCTGCCATTGGAATCCGCGCCGTTGTGGGACGGGCCGAGGCGGAGGCGCTTTTGCGCGCCATTCCCGCCCTGGTGGTGAAGGAGCCCTCCAACTGGAACCACCGGTATCGGGAGAATATGGAACGCCTGAAGTCCGGAGACCTCTATGAGGTGGCCAGGGTGATCAAGGGGCTGATGCAGCGGGAGAGTGCCCACAGGCTTTCCACCGGCGAGCGGAAGATGCTGCACAGCGCAAAGCAGATCCTGATTTCGGAGATCGTGTTGACCGAAGGGTGTGCCTATCAGGAGGTAGAAGACCGGATCAACCATGCGATGACGACTGAGGAGCCATAG
- a CDS encoding butyryl-CoA:acetate CoA-transferase, giving the protein MSYAEEYARKLTTADQAVQVVKSGDWVDYGWCTGHPRVLDQALAKRAEELTDVKVRGGICLWKPAIAEVPGAAEHFTWNSWHMSGIERKMIAEGIAFYAPIRYSELPRYYREHIVHDDVAMFQVAPMDAHGYFNFGPNASHMKAVCETSKVVIVEVNQNMPRCCGGMEECVHISDVDMIVEGNNDPMGILPGGGAPTEVDAAVAKLIVEEIPNGACLQLGIGGMPNTVGSMIAESDLKDLGVHTEMYVDAFVDIAKAGKINGSRKNIDRGRQTYGFGAGTQKLYDYLHENPELMSAPVSYTNDIRSISELDNFISINNAVDVDLFGQVNAESAGVKHISGAGGQLDFVLGAYLSKGGKSFICCSSTFTDKKTGKLVSRIRPTLSTGSVVTDTRTNVHYLVTEYGKVCLKGLSTWERAEAIISIAHPEFRDELIAQAGAMHIWRASNKR; this is encoded by the coding sequence ATGAGCTATGCGGAAGAATATGCAAGAAAACTGACCACGGCCGATCAGGCGGTGCAGGTCGTCAAATCCGGCGACTGGGTGGACTACGGCTGGTGCACCGGCCATCCCCGGGTGCTGGACCAGGCGCTGGCAAAGCGCGCTGAGGAGCTGACGGACGTCAAGGTCCGCGGCGGCATCTGCCTATGGAAGCCGGCCATTGCCGAGGTGCCCGGCGCGGCGGAGCACTTTACCTGGAATTCCTGGCATATGAGCGGCATCGAGCGCAAGATGATCGCTGAGGGGATCGCCTTCTACGCCCCCATCCGTTACTCCGAGCTGCCCCGGTATTACCGGGAGCACATCGTCCATGACGACGTGGCCATGTTCCAGGTTGCGCCGATGGATGCTCACGGGTACTTCAATTTCGGCCCCAACGCCTCCCACATGAAGGCGGTCTGTGAGACCTCCAAAGTGGTGATCGTGGAAGTCAATCAGAACATGCCCCGCTGCTGCGGCGGAATGGAGGAGTGCGTCCACATCAGTGACGTGGACATGATCGTGGAGGGCAACAACGACCCAATGGGCATCCTGCCCGGAGGAGGAGCCCCCACGGAGGTGGACGCCGCTGTGGCCAAGCTGATCGTGGAGGAGATTCCCAACGGCGCCTGCCTCCAGCTGGGAATCGGCGGCATGCCCAACACGGTGGGCAGCATGATCGCGGAGTCCGACCTGAAGGACCTTGGCGTACATACGGAGATGTATGTGGATGCCTTTGTGGATATTGCCAAGGCCGGCAAGATCAACGGCTCCAGAAAAAACATCGACAGGGGCCGCCAGACGTACGGATTCGGCGCCGGAACCCAGAAGCTCTACGACTACCTCCACGAAAACCCCGAGCTGATGAGCGCGCCGGTCAGCTATACCAACGACATCCGCTCCATTTCCGAGCTGGACAATTTCATCTCCATCAACAACGCGGTGGATGTTGACCTCTTCGGCCAGGTCAACGCGGAATCCGCCGGAGTCAAGCACATCAGCGGAGCGGGCGGGCAGCTGGACTTTGTCCTGGGCGCCTACCTCTCCAAGGGCGGCAAGAGCTTCATCTGCTGCTCCTCCACCTTTACGGACAAGAAGACGGGCAAGCTGGTCTCCCGCATCCGTCCCACCCTCTCTACCGGCTCCGTTGTCACGGATACCCGGACCAATGTCCATTATCTGGTGACGGAATACGGCAAGGTCTGCCTGAAGGGCCTGTCCACTTGGGAGCGGGCGGAAGCCATCATCAGCATCGCGCACCCGGAGTTCCGGGACGAGCTGATCGCCCAGGCAGGGGCCATGCACATCTGGCGCGCAAGCAACAAGCGCTGA
- a CDS encoding bifunctional 4-hydroxy-3-methylbut-2-enyl diphosphate reductase/30S ribosomal protein S1, producing the protein MNVILAKSAGFCYGVERAVRLAAQTAEECGGCWMLGDIIHNASVVEELERRGVRKAESPEELSSGDVAVIRSHGESKEILLMLEGRGVRCVNATCPNVMRIQNLVAQAEREGRQTVIIGDPGHPEVRGIASWCSAPLIFDTSDALSKWISGQNSPCEKPVTVVAQTTCIRELFETSAKILKNQCTNLKIFDTICNATHRRQSEAAEISAMVDAMVVVGDRKSANTKHLTEICQERCRSVIQVEKADELSPDFFHGCSVAGLTAGASTPAGIIKEVYATMSEEIKAAEGKEESFEELLNQSFKTLNTGEKVTGIVTAITPTEVQVDVGAKQAAYIKLSELSDDPNAKPEDIVHIGDEIETYIVRVNDIEGYAELSKKRLDTVKVWENIEKAVDEKTILEGVVTEENKGGIVVSVKGVRVFVPASQSGLPRGAELSAMLKQKVQLRITEVNRARRRVVGSIRAVQQEARQAAAAAVWESIEVGKHYTGTVKSMTSYGVFVDIGGVDGMVHISELSWSRIKNPAEVVSVGDTLEVYVISFDAEKKKISLGVKDRTLDPWKQFMDTYQVGDVASVKIVKLMTFGAFAEVVPGVDGLIHISQIADRRIDKPGDVLSEGQVVDAKITAVDEEKQKISLSIRALLEPQSAPADEENEAE; encoded by the coding sequence ATGAATGTGATACTTGCCAAGTCCGCCGGCTTTTGCTACGGTGTGGAGCGCGCGGTGCGCCTGGCCGCTCAGACGGCAGAGGAATGCGGCGGCTGCTGGATGCTGGGGGACATCATCCACAATGCCAGCGTGGTGGAGGAACTGGAGCGCCGGGGCGTCCGCAAGGCGGAAAGCCCGGAGGAGCTGTCCTCAGGAGATGTGGCTGTAATCCGCTCCCATGGCGAGTCCAAGGAGATTCTGCTCATGCTGGAGGGACGGGGCGTCCGGTGCGTCAACGCCACCTGCCCCAATGTGATGCGGATTCAGAACCTGGTGGCCCAGGCGGAGCGGGAGGGCCGTCAAACCGTGATCATCGGGGATCCGGGACACCCGGAGGTTCGGGGCATTGCCAGCTGGTGCAGCGCGCCCTTGATTTTTGACACTTCTGATGCGCTAAGTAAGTGGATTTCCGGGCAAAATAGCCCTTGTGAGAAACCGGTTACCGTTGTTGCACAAACCACATGTATCCGTGAACTTTTTGAAACTTCCGCGAAAATCTTAAAAAACCAGTGTACAAATTTAAAAATATTTGATACAATATGCAATGCTACGCATAGACGTCAGTCGGAAGCGGCGGAAATCTCCGCCATGGTTGACGCGATGGTGGTAGTCGGCGACCGCAAAAGTGCCAACACCAAGCATCTGACAGAAATTTGCCAAGAGAGATGTCGTTCCGTGATTCAAGTCGAAAAGGCGGACGAGCTCTCGCCGGATTTTTTCCATGGTTGCTCTGTTGCGGGTCTTACGGCCGGCGCATCCACGCCTGCGGGCATCATTAAGGAGGTATATGCAACCATGAGTGAAGAAATCAAAGCGGCTGAGGGGAAAGAGGAATCCTTCGAGGAATTACTGAATCAGTCTTTTAAAACTTTAAATACAGGAGAGAAGGTAACCGGCATTGTCACGGCCATCACTCCCACTGAGGTGCAGGTGGACGTGGGTGCTAAGCAGGCTGCTTATATCAAGCTGAGCGAACTGTCTGACGATCCCAATGCCAAGCCTGAGGACATCGTACATATCGGCGATGAAATTGAGACGTACATCGTGCGTGTCAATGACATCGAGGGATATGCCGAGCTCTCCAAAAAGCGTCTGGACACGGTCAAGGTGTGGGAGAACATCGAAAAGGCCGTGGACGAGAAGACGATTCTGGAAGGCGTTGTCACCGAGGAGAACAAGGGCGGCATCGTGGTTTCCGTCAAGGGCGTCCGTGTATTCGTCCCCGCTTCCCAGAGCGGCCTTCCCCGCGGGGCGGAGCTGTCCGCCATGCTCAAGCAGAAGGTGCAGCTGCGCATCACTGAGGTGAACCGCGCCCGCCGCCGTGTGGTCGGTTCCATCCGCGCCGTCCAGCAGGAGGCCCGCCAGGCCGCTGCCGCCGCTGTGTGGGAGTCCATCGAGGTGGGCAAGCACTACACCGGCACCGTCAAGTCCATGACCTCTTACGGCGTCTTTGTGGACATCGGCGGCGTGGACGGCATGGTCCATATCTCCGAACTGAGCTGGAGCCGCATTAAGAACCCCGCCGAGGTGGTTTCCGTCGGCGACACCTTGGAAGTCTATGTCATTTCCTTTGACGCGGAAAAGAAGAAGATTTCCCTGGGCGTCAAGGACCGCACTCTGGATCCCTGGAAGCAGTTCATGGATACCTACCAGGTGGGCGATGTGGCTTCCGTCAAGATCGTCAAGCTGATGACCTTCGGCGCCTTTGCCGAGGTGGTTCCCGGTGTGGACGGCCTGATCCACATCTCCCAGATCGCCGACCGCCGCATCGACAAGCCCGGCGATGTGCTGAGCGAGGGCCAGGTGGTGGACGCCAAGATCACCGCTGTGGATGAGGAGAAGCAGAAAATCTCCCTGTCCATCCGCGCCCTGCTGGAGCCCCAGTCCGCTCCCGCTGACGAGGAGAACGAGGCGGAATAA
- a CDS encoding lysophospholipid acyltransferase family protein: MNRFFRFVWRVFGPIFRFFQPVSVEGLENLPPHGALLCPNHSSNWDPVLLVVSLPIDYRLHIMAKDSLFRIPVLSWVVTKLGAFPVARGNSDLNAVKTAIQSIKCGDNLLIFPEGTRVEREGDVPAKGGVAMIGIRTGAVLVPVFVDGKKRIFRRSRIIIGQPYQPSYTGRHGTAEEVQAIADEVLRRSYALGKSE, translated from the coding sequence ATGAACAGGTTCTTTCGGTTTGTCTGGCGGGTGTTCGGCCCCATTTTCCGCTTTTTTCAGCCGGTTTCCGTGGAGGGACTGGAGAACCTCCCACCCCACGGGGCCCTGCTGTGCCCGAACCACTCCAGCAACTGGGACCCGGTGCTGCTTGTGGTCTCCCTGCCCATCGACTACCGGCTGCACATCATGGCAAAGGACTCGCTGTTCCGCATCCCTGTGCTCAGCTGGGTTGTCACCAAGTTGGGAGCCTTTCCCGTGGCCCGTGGGAATTCCGATCTGAACGCGGTGAAAACCGCCATCCAGAGCATCAAATGCGGGGACAATTTGCTGATCTTCCCGGAGGGGACCCGGGTGGAGCGGGAGGGTGACGTCCCGGCCAAAGGCGGCGTGGCCATGATCGGCATCCGCACCGGGGCCGTCCTGGTGCCCGTTTTCGTGGATGGGAAAAAGCGGATCTTCCGCAGAAGCCGCATCATCATCGGCCAGCCCTATCAGCCCTCCTATACAGGACGGCACGGGACGGCGGAAGAGGTGCAGGCCATTGCCGATGAGGTGCTGCGTCGGTCCTATGCCTTGGGGAAATCGGAATGA
- the cmk gene encoding (d)CMP kinase produces MKEIRSAIAIDGPSGAGKSTLAKALAQKLGFLYVDTGAIYRTVGYFARCRGVDPGEEAAVKALFPDIHLDMTYSPDGLQHMILNGEDVTERIRLPEISLCASAVSAHPAVRAFLMEMQRDMARRYDVIMDGRDIGTVVLPDADVKIFLTAAPEARARRRCLELEQRGTPEPYEKVLREIEERDYNDSHRAAAPLRAAEDAVTVDTTHLTFDESRDALLRLIEERIGR; encoded by the coding sequence ATGAAAGAGATACGCAGCGCCATTGCCATCGACGGGCCCTCCGGCGCCGGAAAAAGCACGCTGGCAAAGGCCCTTGCCCAGAAGCTGGGCTTTTTATATGTGGATACCGGTGCCATCTACCGAACGGTAGGGTACTTTGCCCGCTGCCGAGGCGTGGACCCGGGGGAGGAAGCAGCGGTGAAAGCGCTGTTCCCGGATATCCACCTGGATATGACCTACAGCCCGGACGGCCTTCAGCACATGATCCTCAACGGTGAGGACGTGACGGAGCGCATCCGCCTGCCGGAAATTTCCCTCTGTGCCTCGGCGGTCTCGGCACATCCCGCTGTCCGGGCTTTTTTGATGGAGATGCAGCGTGATATGGCCCGGCGCTACGATGTGATCATGGACGGGCGGGACATCGGCACCGTGGTGCTGCCGGATGCGGACGTCAAAATCTTCCTGACCGCAGCGCCGGAAGCCAGGGCCCGCCGGCGCTGTTTGGAGCTTGAGCAGCGGGGAACGCCGGAGCCCTACGAAAAGGTGCTGCGTGAAATTGAGGAGCGGGATTACAACGACTCCCACCGGGCGGCGGCTCCGCTGCGGGCGGCGGAGGACGCGGTCACGGTGGACACCACCCACCTCACTTTTGACGAGAGCCGGGACGCATTGCTCCGGCTGATTGAGGAGCGGATTGGACGATGA